Proteins from a single region of Juglans microcarpa x Juglans regia isolate MS1-56 chromosome 5S, Jm3101_v1.0, whole genome shotgun sequence:
- the LOC121267376 gene encoding trihelix transcription factor ASIL1-like: protein MGDLTDTLSPPSTTPPAAAHSRPLPVREDCWSEDATSTLIDAWGRRYLELNRGNLRQKDWQDVADAVNALHGHTKKTHRTDVQCKNRIDTIKKKYKIEKARVSSSDGTLASSWPFFERLDPLIGSNVSIKKPPPQPSPSLSPSPPVAVPLYNKKTAPSPSTALVVLPQKRTASAMDEGFFRRNYSAMAAAAAASAEDDVEDEDEEEEERESEEVEEREGMRRLARAIETFGEVYERVEREKLMQMVELEKQRMQFAKDLEVQRMNMFMDTQVQLEKIKRGKRSRSNDLYS, encoded by the exons ATGGGTGACCTTACCGATACCCTCTCGCCTCCGTCGACGACCCCACCGGCCGCTGCTCACTCCCGCCCCTTGCCGGTCCGAGAGGACTGCTGGAGCGAGGACGCCACCTCCACTCTGATTGACGCCTGGGGCCGCCGTTACCTCGAGCTTAACCGGGGGAACCTCCGTCAGAAGGACTGGCAGGACGTGGCCGACGCCGTCAATGCCCTCCACGGCCACACCAAGAAAACCCACCGTACTGACGTCCAGTGCAAAAACCGGATCGACACCATCAAGAAGAAGTACAAGATCgagaaggctagggtttcttccTCCGACGGAACCCTCGCCTCTTCTTGGCCTTTCTTCGAACGCCTCGACCCTCTCATCGGATCCAACGTCTCCATCAAAAAACCACCTCCGCAACCGTCTCCGTCCTTGTCGCCTTCTCCGCCGGTGGCCGTCCCTCTCTACAACAAGAAAACGGCGCCGTCACCATCTACTGCGCTGGTGGTGTTGCCGCAGAAGAGGACGGCTTCGGCGATGGACGAGGGGTTTTTCAGGAGGAACTACTCAGCGATGGCGGCTGCGGCTGCTGCTTCGGCGGAAGATGACGTggaggatgaggatgaggaggaggaggagagggagagcgaggaggtggaggagagagaggggatgAGGAGGCTGGCGAGGGCGATAGAGACATTCGGAGAGGTGTACGAGAGGGTGGAGAGGGAAAAGTTGATGCAGATGGTTGAGTTGGAGAAGCAAAGGATGCAGTTCGCTAAGGACTTGGAGGTGCAGAGGATGAATATGTTCATGGACACGCAGGTTCAGCTTGAGAAAATCAAGCGTGGCAAGCGTTCTAGATCCAACG ATTTATACAGTTAA
- the LOC121267377 gene encoding protein LIGHT-DEPENDENT SHORT HYPOCOTYLS 10-like: MSGDRRNDSAEGSTSRSAATTSTGNHQHQQQAAPLSRYESQKRRDWNTFGQYLRNQAPPVSLSQCNFNHVLDFLRYLDQFGKTKVHLHSCAFFGQPEPPAHCTCPLRQAWGSLDALIGRLRAAYEEHGGSPETNPFGNGAIRVYLREIKECQAKARGIPYKKKKKKRNQIKATDETKASKQAA, encoded by the coding sequence ATGTCAGGAGACAGAAGAAACGATTCCGCAGAAGGGTCGACATCACGATCGGCAGCAACCACCTCCACCGGCAACCATCAGCACCAGCAACAGGCAGCGCCTTTGAGCCGGTATGAGTCTCAGAAACGGCGAGACTGGAACACTTTTGGGCAGTACTTGAGGAATCAAGCACCcccagtttctctctctcagtgcaACTTCAACCATGTCTTGGACTTCCTTAGGTACCTCGACCAGTTCGGAAAGACCAAGGTTCATTTACATAGTTGCGCCTTCTTTGGCCAGCCTGAACCGCCTGCTCATTGCACATGTCCTCTCAGACAAGCTTGGGGGAGCTTGGACGCACTAATCGGACGGCTCAGAGCTGCATATGAGGAGCATGGAGGCTCACCGGAGACGAACCCTTTTGGGAACGGAGCTATTCGGGTGTATTTGCGTGAAATTAAGGAGTGTCAGGCTAAGGCAAGAGGTATTCcctataagaagaaaaagaagaaaaggaatcaAATTAAGGCCACCGACGAGACAAAGGCTTCGAAGCAAGCTGCTTAG